The following proteins are encoded in a genomic region of Salvelinus namaycush isolate Seneca chromosome 12, SaNama_1.0, whole genome shotgun sequence:
- the ncf1 gene encoding neutrophil cytosol factor 1 isoform X2: MMRLSHFHLLWRLETRPLLVYMLMVKWNDLSEKLIYRGYPEIYTFHKSLKEMFPIEAGDINKKDRIIPALPAPKWLDNQKSTETRQSTLTEYCGSLINLPPKISRSQLVRSLFKVRPEDENPPAQHPLKRNETFVVSNDKTRDNTSEISGPIILESYRVIADYSHTSKYEITLHIGDLVEIVEKSPNGWWFCQCDTKRGWVPASYLEPLDGPEESEEADPNYAGELYITTKAYKAAQDDELTLETGETIEVIHKLLDGWWVVRKGEETGHFPSMFLYRTGEKKEMVSEEHVMRRQTPPPRRSTIRNAQSIHSKGRQRISQDTYRRNSRRFLQQKGGRPNQPRKTSKASTQSPLQDWNNRDNIPKTAGSSPGGELKGAPIIPPRPSPELIMERCTENTRKKVSVRKSS, from the exons GTCTACATGCTGATGGTGAAATGGAATGACCTGTCTGAGAAATTGATCTATAGAGGGTATCCGGAGATCTACACCTTTCAC AAATCCCTGAAGGAGATGTTCCCCATTGAGGCGGGTGACATCAATAAGAAAGACAGGATCATCCCTGCACTACCAG CGCCAAAGTGGTTGGACAACCAAAAGAGCACAGAGACCAGGCAGAGCACTCTGACTGAATATTGCGGTTCTCTTATCAACCTGCCCCCCAAGATCTCCCGCAGCCAGCTGGTACGCAGCCTCTTCAAGGTCCGACCGGAGGACGAGAACCCACCCGCTCAACACCC ATTAAAAAGAAATGAGACCTTTGTGGTGTCCAATGACAAGACGAGAGACAACACTTCTG AGATCTCTGGCCCCATCATATTGGAAAGCTACAGGGTGATTGCTGACTACAGCCACACCTCCAAGTATGAGATCACCCTGCACATTGGAGACTTGGTGGAGATTGTGGAGAAAAGCCCAAATG GTTGGTGGTTCTGCCAGTGTGATACCAAGCGGGGCTGGGTGCCCGCCTCTTACCTAGAGCCCCTGGATGGACCAGAGGAGTCGGAAGAAGCCGATCCCAACTACGCAG GAGAACTCTACATAACCACCAAAGCCTACAAGGCAGCACAAGATGATGAGCTGACTCTTGAGACGGGGGAAACTATTGAGGTCATTCACAAGCTCCTGGATGGATGGTGggtggtcag gaaaggagaggagacgggaCACTTCCCCTCAATGTTTCTCTACAGAACTGGAGAGAAGAAGGAGATGGTGTCGGAAGAGCATGTGATGAGAAGACAGACACCCCCACCCAGACG TTCAACAATCCGCAATGCACAAAGTATTCACAGTAAAGGGCGGCAGCGCATAAGCCAGGACACGTACCGCAGGAACAGTCGCCGCTTCCTGCAGCAGAAGGGCGGCCGGCCCAATCAGCCCAGGAAGACGTCCAAGGCCTCCACACAGTCCCCGCTGCAGGACTGGAATAACAGAG ACAACATCCCAAAGACAGCGGGCTCTAGTCCAGGGGGTGAGCTGAAAGGGGCTCCCATTATCCCCCCTCGGCCCAGTCCTGAACTCATCATGGAGCGCTGTACAGAGAACACCCGCAAGAAAGTCAGTGTCCGCAAATCGAGCTAA
- the ncf1 gene encoding neutrophil cytosol factor 1 isoform X3, with protein sequence MLMVKWNDLSEKLIYRGYPEIYTFHKSLKEMFPIEAGDINKKDRIIPALPAPKWLDNQKSTETRQSTLTEYCGSLINLPPKISRSQLVRSLFKVRPEDENPPAQHPLKRNETFVVSNDKTRDNTSEISGPIILESYRVIADYSHTSKYEITLHIGDLVEIVEKSPNGWWFCQCDTKRGWVPASYLEPLDGPEESEEADPNYAGELYITTKAYKAAQDDELTLETGETIEVIHKLLDGWWVVRKGEETGHFPSMFLYRTGEKKEMVSEEHVMRRQTPPPRRSTIRNAQSIHSKGRQRISQDTYRRNSRRFLQQKGGRPNQPRKTSKASTQSPLQDWNNRDNIPKTAGSSPGGELKGAPIIPPRPSPELIMERCTENTRKKVSVRKSS encoded by the exons ATGCTGATGGTGAAATGGAATGACCTGTCTGAGAAATTGATCTATAGAGGGTATCCGGAGATCTACACCTTTCAC AAATCCCTGAAGGAGATGTTCCCCATTGAGGCGGGTGACATCAATAAGAAAGACAGGATCATCCCTGCACTACCAG CGCCAAAGTGGTTGGACAACCAAAAGAGCACAGAGACCAGGCAGAGCACTCTGACTGAATATTGCGGTTCTCTTATCAACCTGCCCCCCAAGATCTCCCGCAGCCAGCTGGTACGCAGCCTCTTCAAGGTCCGACCGGAGGACGAGAACCCACCCGCTCAACACCC ATTAAAAAGAAATGAGACCTTTGTGGTGTCCAATGACAAGACGAGAGACAACACTTCTG AGATCTCTGGCCCCATCATATTGGAAAGCTACAGGGTGATTGCTGACTACAGCCACACCTCCAAGTATGAGATCACCCTGCACATTGGAGACTTGGTGGAGATTGTGGAGAAAAGCCCAAATG GTTGGTGGTTCTGCCAGTGTGATACCAAGCGGGGCTGGGTGCCCGCCTCTTACCTAGAGCCCCTGGATGGACCAGAGGAGTCGGAAGAAGCCGATCCCAACTACGCAG GAGAACTCTACATAACCACCAAAGCCTACAAGGCAGCACAAGATGATGAGCTGACTCTTGAGACGGGGGAAACTATTGAGGTCATTCACAAGCTCCTGGATGGATGGTGggtggtcag gaaaggagaggagacgggaCACTTCCCCTCAATGTTTCTCTACAGAACTGGAGAGAAGAAGGAGATGGTGTCGGAAGAGCATGTGATGAGAAGACAGACACCCCCACCCAGACG TTCAACAATCCGCAATGCACAAAGTATTCACAGTAAAGGGCGGCAGCGCATAAGCCAGGACACGTACCGCAGGAACAGTCGCCGCTTCCTGCAGCAGAAGGGCGGCCGGCCCAATCAGCCCAGGAAGACGTCCAAGGCCTCCACACAGTCCCCGCTGCAGGACTGGAATAACAGAG ACAACATCCCAAAGACAGCGGGCTCTAGTCCAGGGGGTGAGCTGAAAGGGGCTCCCATTATCCCCCCTCGGCCCAGTCCTGAACTCATCATGGAGCGCTGTACAGAGAACACCCGCAAGAAAGTCAGTGTCCGCAAATCGAGCTAA
- the ncf1 gene encoding neutrophil cytosol factor 1 isoform X1, whose translation MEEIYVRHVELLGFEKRFFPSQHYVYMLMVKWNDLSEKLIYRGYPEIYTFHKSLKEMFPIEAGDINKKDRIIPALPAPKWLDNQKSTETRQSTLTEYCGSLINLPPKISRSQLVRSLFKVRPEDENPPAQHPLKRNETFVVSNDKTRDNTSEISGPIILESYRVIADYSHTSKYEITLHIGDLVEIVEKSPNGWWFCQCDTKRGWVPASYLEPLDGPEESEEADPNYAGELYITTKAYKAAQDDELTLETGETIEVIHKLLDGWWVVRKGEETGHFPSMFLYRTGEKKEMVSEEHVMRRQTPPPRRSTIRNAQSIHSKGRQRISQDTYRRNSRRFLQQKGGRPNQPRKTSKASTQSPLQDWNNRDNIPKTAGSSPGGELKGAPIIPPRPSPELIMERCTENTRKKVSVRKSS comes from the exons ATGGAGGAAATCTATGTCAGGCATGTGGAGTTGCTGGGCTTTGAGAAACGCTTCTTCCCCAGCCAGCACTAT GTCTACATGCTGATGGTGAAATGGAATGACCTGTCTGAGAAATTGATCTATAGAGGGTATCCGGAGATCTACACCTTTCAC AAATCCCTGAAGGAGATGTTCCCCATTGAGGCGGGTGACATCAATAAGAAAGACAGGATCATCCCTGCACTACCAG CGCCAAAGTGGTTGGACAACCAAAAGAGCACAGAGACCAGGCAGAGCACTCTGACTGAATATTGCGGTTCTCTTATCAACCTGCCCCCCAAGATCTCCCGCAGCCAGCTGGTACGCAGCCTCTTCAAGGTCCGACCGGAGGACGAGAACCCACCCGCTCAACACCC ATTAAAAAGAAATGAGACCTTTGTGGTGTCCAATGACAAGACGAGAGACAACACTTCTG AGATCTCTGGCCCCATCATATTGGAAAGCTACAGGGTGATTGCTGACTACAGCCACACCTCCAAGTATGAGATCACCCTGCACATTGGAGACTTGGTGGAGATTGTGGAGAAAAGCCCAAATG GTTGGTGGTTCTGCCAGTGTGATACCAAGCGGGGCTGGGTGCCCGCCTCTTACCTAGAGCCCCTGGATGGACCAGAGGAGTCGGAAGAAGCCGATCCCAACTACGCAG GAGAACTCTACATAACCACCAAAGCCTACAAGGCAGCACAAGATGATGAGCTGACTCTTGAGACGGGGGAAACTATTGAGGTCATTCACAAGCTCCTGGATGGATGGTGggtggtcag gaaaggagaggagacgggaCACTTCCCCTCAATGTTTCTCTACAGAACTGGAGAGAAGAAGGAGATGGTGTCGGAAGAGCATGTGATGAGAAGACAGACACCCCCACCCAGACG TTCAACAATCCGCAATGCACAAAGTATTCACAGTAAAGGGCGGCAGCGCATAAGCCAGGACACGTACCGCAGGAACAGTCGCCGCTTCCTGCAGCAGAAGGGCGGCCGGCCCAATCAGCCCAGGAAGACGTCCAAGGCCTCCACACAGTCCCCGCTGCAGGACTGGAATAACAGAG ACAACATCCCAAAGACAGCGGGCTCTAGTCCAGGGGGTGAGCTGAAAGGGGCTCCCATTATCCCCCCTCGGCCCAGTCCTGAACTCATCATGGAGCGCTGTACAGAGAACACCCGCAAGAAAGTCAGTGTCCGCAAATCGAGCTAA
- the rcc1l gene encoding RCC1-like G exchanging factor-like protein isoform X1, translating to MSLAYLRLCTQHRLALGARGYATRTSDCRSRELKDEGPVFQYVGKQRKPNHKVFVWGFSYTGALGIPSFVVPDSGRKKPRKYQLTPYRLETEQQISSAACGYGFTLLSSSTKDLTKVWGMGLNRDSQLGFQRTQQDRHKSYDYVLEPSPVPLPLARPQQTRVVQVACGRAHSLVLTDSEGVFSLGNNAYGQCGRKMVEDEVYSASHIIHKMEGFDSPVTQAVCGQDHSLFLTETGKVYACGWGADGQTGLGHHNMCARPVAVGGDLAGVRVQQVTTYGDCSMAVSQDGQLYGWGNSEYLQLSSVTEATQINSPRLLPFEGVGKVTQVACGGTQVAILNERGEVFVWGYGILGKGPNLSESQTPELVPPTLFGRSEFNPAVTVSRIHCGLNHFAAVTDRGELFVWGKNVRGCLGIGKKEDQYFPWRVTVPGHVVDVACGVDHMVALVKSVI from the exons ATGTCATTGGCGTACCTTCGATTGTGTACCCAACACAGGTTAGCACTTGGAGCTCGGGGATATGCGACCCGCACCAGTGACTGCAGGTCTCGGGAGCTAAAGGATGAGGGTCCAGTGTTTCAGTATGTTGGGAAGCAGAGAAAGCCCAACCACAAGGTGTTTGTATGGGGGTTTAGCTACACTGGAGCCCTGGGCATCCCCAGCTTTGTGGTTCCAGACAGTGGCAGGAAAAAGCCTAGGAAATACCAGCTCACTCCTTACCGTCTGGAGACAGAGCAGCAG ATCTCCTCTGCAGCCTGTGGGTACGGctttaccctcctctcctcttccaccaAGGACCTCACCAAGGTGTGGGGCATGGGCCTCAACAGAGACTCACAGCTGGGCTTCCAACGCACCCAACAAGACCGCC ATAAGAGCTATGACTATGTGCTGGAGCCCTCTCCGGTGCCTCTCCCCCTGGCCAGGCCCCAGCAGACCAGGGTGGTGCAGGTGGCATGTGGTCGTGCCCATTCCCTGGTGCTCACCGACTCAGAGGGAG TGTTCAGTCTGGGAAACAATGCCTATGGCCAGTGTGGGAGGAAGATGGTTGAAGATGAAGTCTACAG TGCCAGTCACATCATTCACAAGATGGAAGGCTTTGACAGCCCAGTGACTCAG GCGGTGTGTGGGCAGGACCACAGTCTGTTCCTGACTGAGACGGGCAAGGTATATGCCTGTGGCTGGGGTGCAGACGGACAGACAG GTCTGGGCCACCACAACATGTGTGCCAGGCCGGTGGCTGTAGGAGGGGACCTGGCTGGTGTGAGGGTGCAGCAGGTGACCACCTACGGAGACTGCAGCATGGCCGTGTCCCAGGACGGCCAGCTCTATGGCTGGGGCAACTCTGAGTACCTCCAACTCTCCTCGGTCACTGAGGCCACCCAG atTAACTCCCCTCGACTCCTTCCTTTTGAAGGGGTGGGCAAAGTGACCCAGGTGGCCTGTGGAGGCACACAGGTGGCCATTCTGAACG agagaggggaggtgtttGTATGGGGCTATGGCATTCTTGGAAAGGGCCCTAATCTCTCTGAATCCCAAACCCCTGAGCTGGTCCCTCCTACACTGTTCGGCCGCTCAGAGTTTAACCCTGCGGTGACCGTGAGCCGCATCCACTGTGGGCTGAACCATTTCGCTGCCGTCACAG ATCGTGGGGAGCTCTTTGTTTGGGGGAAGAATGTGAGAGGTTGTCTTGGTATTGGAAAGAAAGAGGACCAGTACTTCCCATGGCGG GTGACTGTGCCAGGTCATGTGGTGGATGTAGCGTGTGGGGTGGACCACATGGTGGCGCTGGTCAAGTCTGTCATCTGA
- the rcc1l gene encoding RCC1-like G exchanging factor-like protein isoform X2: protein MRVQCFSMLGSRESPTTRCLYGGLATLEPWASPALWFQTVAGKSLGNTSSLLTVWRQSSRSPLQPVGTALPSSPLPPRTSPRCGAWASTETHSWASNAPNKTAIRAMTMCWSPLRCLSPWPGPSRPGWCRWHVVVPIPWCSPTQRECSVWETMPMASVGGRWLKMKSTVSLRCSASHIIHKMEGFDSPVTQAVCGQDHSLFLTETGKVYACGWGADGQTGLGHHNMCARPVAVGGDLAGVRVQQVTTYGDCSMAVSQDGQLYGWGNSEYLQLSSVTEATQINSPRLLPFEGVGKVTQVACGGTQVAILNERGEVFVWGYGILGKGPNLSESQTPELVPPTLFGRSEFNPAVTVSRIHCGLNHFAAVTDRGELFVWGKNVRGCLGIGKKEDQYFPWRVTVPGHVVDVACGVDHMVALVKSVI from the exons ATGAGGGTCCAGTGTTTCAGTATGTTGGGAAGCAGAGAAAGCCCAACCACAAGGTGTTTGTATGGGGGTTTAGCTACACTGGAGCCCTGGGCATCCCCAGCTTTGTGGTTCCAGACAGTGGCAGGAAAAAGCCTAGGAAATACCAGCTCACTCCTTACCGTCTGGAGACAGAGCAGCAG ATCTCCTCTGCAGCCTGTGGGTACGGctttaccctcctctcctcttccaccaAGGACCTCACCAAGGTGTGGGGCATGGGCCTCAACAGAGACTCACAGCTGGGCTTCCAACGCACCCAACAAGACCGCC ATAAGAGCTATGACTATGTGCTGGAGCCCTCTCCGGTGCCTCTCCCCCTGGCCAGGCCCCAGCAGACCAGGGTGGTGCAGGTGGCATGTGGTCGTGCCCATTCCCTGGTGCTCACCGACTCAGAGGGAG TGTTCAGTCTGGGAAACAATGCCTATGGCCAGTGTGGGAGGAAGATGGTTGAAGATGAAGTCTACAG tctctCTCCGTTGCAGTGCCAGTCACATCATTCACAAGATGGAAGGCTTTGACAGCCCAGTGACTCAG GCGGTGTGTGGGCAGGACCACAGTCTGTTCCTGACTGAGACGGGCAAGGTATATGCCTGTGGCTGGGGTGCAGACGGACAGACAG GTCTGGGCCACCACAACATGTGTGCCAGGCCGGTGGCTGTAGGAGGGGACCTGGCTGGTGTGAGGGTGCAGCAGGTGACCACCTACGGAGACTGCAGCATGGCCGTGTCCCAGGACGGCCAGCTCTATGGCTGGGGCAACTCTGAGTACCTCCAACTCTCCTCGGTCACTGAGGCCACCCAG atTAACTCCCCTCGACTCCTTCCTTTTGAAGGGGTGGGCAAAGTGACCCAGGTGGCCTGTGGAGGCACACAGGTGGCCATTCTGAACG agagaggggaggtgtttGTATGGGGCTATGGCATTCTTGGAAAGGGCCCTAATCTCTCTGAATCCCAAACCCCTGAGCTGGTCCCTCCTACACTGTTCGGCCGCTCAGAGTTTAACCCTGCGGTGACCGTGAGCCGCATCCACTGTGGGCTGAACCATTTCGCTGCCGTCACAG ATCGTGGGGAGCTCTTTGTTTGGGGGAAGAATGTGAGAGGTTGTCTTGGTATTGGAAAGAAAGAGGACCAGTACTTCCCATGGCGG GTGACTGTGCCAGGTCATGTGGTGGATGTAGCGTGTGGGGTGGACCACATGGTGGCGCTGGTCAAGTCTGTCATCTGA